The nucleotide window GGGATAAAAAGCAGCCAGGACATCTTTCTGATAAAGCAAAGAGGtgtgttgtggtgggtttttggggtggttttttttttttttgtcttctttttagctttttcagTGGCAGTACAAAATTTCAAGTGGGAATTCAGCCTGCATGGTAGAGGACATGACAGATTGGCTCATTAACGCTTGACTCAAGAATAGTACAGTTAATAAGGGCCTTTTTTGGATTTTGTCGAGCTTTGAGCTTTGGGCCTGTATTTGGGAAGGTACTAAGCTGCAAATTGTATGGGAGAATGGGTTTTCTGGCAGGTTTTTATCAAGCACCAGCTGAGTGTTGACATTGGGTAGTCATAGCCtggtttttcctcctcttcacttTAGGATAAGGCAGAAATAAGCTGTTGTGTCTGGAGAGGTTTAATGCCTTGTAGCATAAATCAGGGATCCCCCTTGGACCtggcctcctgcagcaggcggTGTAAGCCAAAGTGCTGGGGAAAGCCCGGCAGATTTTGTCCTCAGCTCACAGAGCTGAAGCTTTCAGGTCTATAATGCCCCGTGTCTCAACCCACACATGCTTCCCAGCTGGGTACCAGCTCCCTTGGAGCAGCACAAAGCCAAGAACGAAAAGTTGGGTCCaaataaacaatattttctgCATGCCAGACTTTGAAGCATCTAGTCTTTTATTTGAGAATAAAGTTTACAAGTTAATAAGAATCAGGTTGTTCATcagtccatccatccatcccagcaccaTTTCGGTCCCTGTTTGCTAAGGGAGCTGGAGCAGTGAAGCTGTGCTCGTAGCTGATCAGGCTGAATTTTTCCCAACCCAAACCTTTACATCAGGGTTTCTTGTGGTGACTTCCCAAGGAATAAGCACCAAAAGTGCTTCAGGTTTGACAGGCTGGGAGTGAagtttggggaggggagcactaaaaaaaaaaaaaataaaagaatgtaaaaagTTCAAATTTTctagaggaaaaggagaaggaccctgctatgaaataaaaagagtgatgtggcagagctgctggagggacTTGAGGGGTGAatggagaggagctggggatgTCTTGGGCTGctgtgctccagctgtgcctcctCCAGCCATCCCCACAGCTGATGAGAATGTGAACACGGTGGGCAAGAGATTAAGTAGCTCTCACAGCTCCTCCTCCTGTCCAGGATGATGGTCTGGGGATTGCAAGTGATggggtgaggaagaggatggtGGAGAGATGGGAAGACGCCAGGGAGACCAGGCAAAAAGGGGGATTTGGCCCAGAGGGAAACACTGTCCTGAAGGAGCTGTGCTGGTCATGTCCCAGATTCAGCTCCCTGGGGTGCGAAAGACCTCACTGCAGAAAGACAGTCCACAAAAAGGCCCAAAAACCAACatacccccccccacccccgcagACCAAAGCCAGCAcgagctctgcagcagagctagCAGGATGCAGGATTTCTGCCACAGGGAAAATCCCAGCACACACATTTTTCATCAAaccaggaatttaaaaaaaaaaaaaaaaaaaaatcaaatccatcTTTCATGACTTCTTTCGGAATGAAATTGCAAACCAGAGATGCTGGCACATTGTGTAATGATCATGTTGAACCTTTAGGAGATGAGACATCAAGTATAACAGATGTGGGATATAAAAGCAGCTGTGTAGACACTGCACGAGAACCTGTGATTTTTAATGTAGGCAGAAACATCAAAAAAAGCTAAGTGAAACAGTGAAGctggaacaaaatgtttttgttggaAGAAAACCTGCTGGCTTTAGGGAGAACGGCTCGatgagctgttgctggtttCTCCCATCAAAGGTGCCAATGGAAATTTGCAGGGTTTAGCAAACCAGAAGTGCCTTTTTACAATGCGAAGCCAAGCTGTCGGGAAATGTCAGCCCTCATTACTCTGTGCCCCATTTGTGGCAACATAAGGGCCAATAAAAGCTACAAGGTCACGGTGGCTTGTCCCCAAAGGACATTTGCACACCAGATAACCCCTGAGTCCAGCATTTTTTGCAGGAGAaatccccttccctctctcagAGCTCGGTTTTCCATCAGAAACCCCAGTGGGCACTGAGCCACTGTGCCCCGGACCGTTTTTGGTGGCCATGCCACCGTGACCGGTCACCATCCCTCTCCTCCTAATCCCCCCACACAGTGGCTTGGTCGCATccatccctccccaccctgctgtGCCAAACAAATTGTTTAGGCAGGCAGACCAGGGAACTCATCCAACTAAAACtgtaacttttaatttttttttttttttgccagtttatttttcagtctcagATCTGAGATTTGTTGAGACCCAGATCCTGAGTGGTGGGTGGGgaggaattatttaaaatggattAAGAAAAGCAGGGAGCGGGACCCATCTTCATCCCTGGACAGCTGGATGCCACCAAGCAAAgcatttaatgtaattttgcccttttttccccttctttaaaTGGGGGAAATCTCTGTATGTGGAAAACTCCGTTCTGATGCCATGGACAGAGAAGCTAAATATCAAGCAGATGAgcatcaaataataaaaaacagactgatgggcagggaagagagatAAGAAAGATGGTATTTATTTGAACAGCCACAGGAAATCAGAGATTGAAAaatgtctagaaaaaaaaaaaaaagcagcagcacatttggtttaaaaaaaaaaaaaaaaatcagagcgTGCAGATGTTTTATACCTTATCCAGCCAATCCCACCTGACAGTGTCTAGTCCCATCATGGCCTTGACCATCATTTTTTGGCCTTGTCTCGAGGGTAACCCCCATTGGTCTTATTGAGTGACTCCATGCTGCCATTTGCCGTCACCACGCTGGTCAGTATTCGCTCTACCTCCCCGGGCAGAATTTGCTTCTCTTCGTTCTCTGTCTCCCTGTGGTAGAAATAGTTGAAGTTCGAGACGATGACAGGGACGGGCAGTGCAATGGTCAATACCCCTGCAATGGCACACAGAGTCCCCACGATCTTCCCACCCAAGGTGGTGGGACACATGTCTCCATAGCCAACCGTTGTCATCGTGACCACAGCCCACCAGAAGCCATCGGGGATGCTGGAGAAATGGGACTGCGGCTCATCCACTTCTGCGAAGTAGACGGCGCTGGAGAAGAGTATGACACcgatgaagaggaagaaaatgagcaagCCCAGCTCCCGCATGCTGGCCTTGAGCGTCTGCCCCAGGATCTGCAGCCCCTTGGAGTGCCGGGAAAGCTTGAAGATGCGGAAGACCCTGACCAGCCGGATGATCCGCAGGATGGCCAAGGACATGTTCTGCTGCCCGTTGAGTTCGCTCTGCTGGATTAGCTCAGTGGTGAGCGTCACAAAGTATGGGATGATGGACACAATGTCGATAATGTTCATAATGTTCCTGAAGAACTCAGTCTTGCTGGGGCACACGATGAACCGCACGAACAGCTCAAAGGAGAACCAGATGATGCAGGCTGTCTCTATGACAAAGAAAGGGTCCGTGAAGGTGCTGTGGGCCAGCATGGTGTCTGTCAGATTCTTAGAAAGCTCCTGGGTGGACTTaaattccctttcctccctgaACTCCGGCAGGGTCTCCATGCAGAAGATGATGATAGAGATGACAATGACTAGGACGGAGACCAAAGCCACACCCCTGGCTGCACTGGAGCTTTCAGGGTACTCGAAGAGCAGCCAGAATTGCCTGTGAAAGTCATTGGTTGGTAAGAGGGTCTCAGGGTCCTTGATGAACCCTTCATCCTCCCTGAACTGGTCCATGGCTTCATCACCCAGCTCATAGAAGGTGATTTCATCAGCAAAGACATCGATGGGGACATTGGCTGGGCGCCGTATTTTCCCACCGGACTGGTAATAGTACAAGATCCCATCAAAACTGGGCCTGTTCCTATCGAAGAAATATTCATTCCTCATGGAGTCGAAGTAACGCATCCTCTTCTCTGGATCCCCAAGCAAGGTCTCAGGGAACTGGTTGAGGGTCTTGAGCCGCGTCTCAAACCTCAGCCCAGCGATGTTGATGATGACCCGTTGGTCCCCCTCATCCATGCCCACCCTCTCCCCCACCAGGTGCTCACTGAACTCGGCAGAGAACCTGGAGAAAATGGTCTCATTGTTGGCATTCTCGCTGTTGATGAGGATTCTCAAGTTGGAGAGGAGGTTGGCGCAGCTGGGATGGCCTTTCCGCGACTGGCCAGCGGGGCTGAGGTCGTTTGAATAACAGGGATCCTCCACGATCTGATCAGCGTTGTCAAAACTGACTAGTGccacctccatctccttccAACTGGACACGTCCATCATACACTAATCAGATTAGCAGCATAAATCCCCGGGTCGGATGCCGGCAGCTTGCGTCTTTCCCACGCTATGAGGATCTGCAAGTGAACGGACAGGGAGAGAGCGAGCTGAATTGTGCATATGTAGCTCTTGGCTCgactgaaaagaataaaacaaacctGAGGTCAGAAAaccctgtatttttttaatgcaaacattAATTTCATTGACTGGCAAAAGCCTTATACTTTTCGTCGTTCATCTCTGGATCCTGCAAGCCCTTTTGGCATGGCTTCATTATCATCGTTAAACCTCCCAATACCATTTACAGCACCCAAGGATGAAAGGTCAGGCAGTAGCAGAGGATGAGGGTGAACCCAGGTGTCCCACCTTTCCCCAGTGATCACAACCTTGCAGAGCAAGGCGTCATGTCAGACATTTCCAGGTGCTGGTCCAGAGTTTGGAGCAGGATTTGGAGGTATTAAGCATGGGTGTCCTGGTTAGCAGCAGCCCTCGCCCCAGCTGGGAGAGGCATTGGGTCAAACCCCAGCAGGTCCTGGGCAAAGTTGCAGCTGGGTCAACCAGTGCTGGGAAAGCAATTCCCAAACTAGGGGCCACACTGGGATTTGGGGAGTGCAGTCCATGAGGAAGGCAGGTCAGGAGGAGAAGGACATCTCCACCAGCCTTGGAGAACCCCTTTGCTCTGCGTGAAGAGGGGTACGAACTGGAACCTCTTGTCTTGATCCAGATTTTGGGGTAGGCAGTGGATAAGATGATGTCCTCCAGAGCTCTCCTAGGCCTCCTTCATGGTAGACCTGATATTCCCAGCCATAGGAAGAAGATGAGGACTAAACGCTCAGGCCACTTGGAGTGCATCTTTCAGGCCATGGGGTGGATTTTTTCCCAGATCAGCTCTGGCAGGTGCTCAGCAACAGACACCGTGTCCCCAGAATACTCTCAGGTGCACGTCTCCCCAACACGCCGCTGCTGTTGTACTGAACAGAGGCAAAGTCAaagaggagcccagggaccaAGCCAAGTTATGGAGCTGGGAAATTACCTGTTCCTGCCTCAGGGAGAAGCACGAACAGAAATTAGACGTTAACAGGGAATGGTTCTGGGGAGACTTGCACAAAAATGCACTTTCCAAGTAAATTCAACCCCCTGATTTATTTCCCCTCCAGCTCTTTCCCCCAGATATATTTTCCAGACGTGAGAAACCACAGAAGGACACACAGAGCTGTTCCGCATGACTGCTAATCACCAAGGGCATGCTGGCTTTCTTACCCAGAGAAGTTCAGAGAGAAGgagtgaaaaaacccaaacgccCTCAACTGCCAAGAATAGCAATGCAATTTAGGCCACGCCTGCAcggagcagcagcggcggcgctggggcCGGTCCTGCGATGGGATGCTCTCCACCGCAGGCTTTGCTTCGTGCAAGCAGGTGCTGGGAAGGGAGCCGTTCTGTCCATGGGGACTGAGCTGCACCCGGTGCCTCAACACCCCTACTTAACTGAAGCCATTTGGGGCTCTGaagtttttcttcccctgttccCCAGAAGCAGACTCATCCATCCATGCCGATGCACTGCTGGTGAAGTTGGGTAGGACAAGCTAGAAGCCCAAATCTCTTACAGAAGTAGATGTTAACATTCCAGCTTGCTACAAATCCTCCCTCTTCTGCTCTCAGCATTACAGCCCCAAAAGCAAGACTTCATACAGGAGGCCAGCATCGATATCCCAGAGGAGGGCTCAACCTCAGCAGCATCATGAGATTCTGGATTTGGGGACAAATCCCACAATTTATCATAAACCAAGGCAAAGACacttaaaaatcacatttctttgctttaaaaaaagccatggAGCATGGCTGCTCTTAGGTATCCGTCTCTGTAGAGCTGCTTCTGGCTGGTTTTGTGCCAATTTTCCCACTTGGGGACGTGTAGAGAGGAACATTTGGGGTGATGGGGCAGAAATGATGcctggaggaagcagcagcagctcggTTTTGCCCCCCAAAGCAACCTGCTGCAAAGCTGAGGAGCCCAAATGACTCCAAACCCAAGTCCTCCAGCCCCAACGATGGACACAGCTCCTGCTCAGGCACGCCCAAGGCACAACGGCTCTCCATGGGGCCGGATTCAGCTTAGGCTTGATGTTTGGGTGGCTCTGTTGAAAAGCTGGTGCAGGCAGAATGAGATTCTCACATTGGAGTGATGGGGGGGTGCAGAAAGTGCGACACAACCTCTGCGGGGAGACGGCAACCGAGAGCTGCAGATGACCCAGGCTTCAGTGCCCACGTAGCATCAGGAGGCAGGCAAAGAGATACCGCGATAAGCCCAGCCCAAACAAAGTTCTTTGGAATCtttcaagggaaaaacaaacattaaagaaaaaagggaaagcagcacGTACCTTGCTCTTTTTGtgttcttggggttttttttaatacaaaacaccagagattatttttaaatcaggaaaaaaataaagagaatcaGTTTGAATGAGGACAGTGGGAGTATTTAGTGTTCAGCTGGATGGGAGAGCTGACCTGACCCACCACATGCCCCATCACACCTCGGTCCTGGTGGGAGAGCCCAGAGGGGACCACGTGCCCAGGAGCCTCTCTCAACAGTGGAGCAAAGTCAGAGCAGCTAAAGCTGACCGTGAAATTGCATCCTAAGTCAGTGCCATGAGATGATCTTGGTATTTTAAGCATTAAGTGTGCTTAACTCTTATTACTGCGTGCTGGCACTGCGCGCAAGAAAATTCCCCAGCCATTGCTTGGTGGGACAGCTCCAGCCTGAGACTTTTGGTCACAGAAGAAATCGTGGTATCTTGAAACTTGGCTTTGCCCTGGA belongs to Pelecanus crispus isolate bPelCri1 chromosome 17, bPelCri1.pri, whole genome shotgun sequence and includes:
- the KCNA10 gene encoding potassium voltage-gated channel subfamily A member 10 codes for the protein MMDVSSWKEMEVALVSFDNADQIVEDPCYSNDLSPAGQSRKGHPSCANLLSNLRILINSENANNETIFSRFSAEFSEHLVGERVGMDEGDQRVIINIAGLRFETRLKTLNQFPETLLGDPEKRMRYFDSMRNEYFFDRNRPSFDGILYYYQSGGKIRRPANVPIDVFADEITFYELGDEAMDQFREDEGFIKDPETLLPTNDFHRQFWLLFEYPESSSAARGVALVSVLVIVISIIIFCMETLPEFREEREFKSTQELSKNLTDTMLAHSTFTDPFFVIETACIIWFSFELFVRFIVCPSKTEFFRNIMNIIDIVSIIPYFVTLTTELIQQSELNGQQNMSLAILRIIRLVRVFRIFKLSRHSKGLQILGQTLKASMRELGLLIFFLFIGVILFSSAVYFAEVDEPQSHFSSIPDGFWWAVVTMTTVGYGDMCPTTLGGKIVGTLCAIAGVLTIALPVPVIVSNFNYFYHRETENEEKQILPGEVERILTSVVTANGSMESLNKTNGGYPRDKAKK